Below is a window of Desulfobulbaceae bacterium DB1 DNA.
GGGTTGAGGCCAAGTACACCAATAAGGAAGGCGATGTTGAGCTGCAGAAGAGCAATATTATCCTGATTGGGCCCACCGGCAGCGGCAAGACCCTGCTCGCCCAGACACTGGCCAAGATACTCAACGTGCCTTTTGCCATTGCCGATGCCACCACGCTCACCGAAGCAGGCTATGTGGGTGAGGATGTGGAAAATATCCTGGTCAACCTGCTTCAGGCCGCGGATCACGATATTGAGAGGGCCAGTCGCGGCATCGTTTATATTGATGAGATCGATAAAATTGCCCGTAAATCCGACAGCGCGTCCATTACCAGGGATGTTTCCGGGGAAGGGGTGCAGCAGGCCCTGCTGAAAATTATCGAGGGAACGGTTGCCAGTGTTCCGCCCAAAGGCGGCAGGAAACATCCTCAGCAGGATTATGTCAGGATCGATACGTCAAATATCCTCTTTATCTGCGGCGGGGCGTTTGTCGGTTTGGAAAAGGTCATCAAAAGACGAACAGGCACCAAGTCCATTGGCTTTGGAGCAAAGGTTGTCGGTAAAACCCAGAAAAAGATGGGAGAGGTGCTGGCTGCCATTCAACCGGAAGATCTTTTGCAATTCGGCTTGATTCCCGAACTGGTCGGCCGTTTGCCTGTCATTGCCACCATGGAAGAACTGGAAGAGGAAGATCTTGTCAGAATTCTGCGGGAACCGAAAAATGCCCTGACCAAGCAGTACGAAAAACTTTTTGATTTCGAGAATATTCGTCTGCGTTTTACCGAGGGAGCTCTTCGGGCGATTGCCAAGGAGGCGATGAAACGGAAATCAGGCGCCAGGGGATTGCGATCCGTCATGGAAAAAGCCATGCTTGATATCATGTTTGAGTTGCCGTCCGAAGCCAATGTCAAGGAGTGCGTCATCAGCGAACAGGTTATCCTGAACGGTGATTACCCTGTTGTCCTTTATGAAAGCGAGAATAAAAAGAGCGCATAAACGCACCTGACAGGGAGGCGCATGTCTCCCTTTTTTTTCCTTCTCCGCAGTTTCACCTTAAACGAGAACTCCAAGTGCTATTATGTCAGAAATTGTAACAAATATTTATCCCATGATGCCCCTGCGGGATATCGTTTTGTTCCCGTATATGGTGGCGCCGCTTGTGGTGGGCAGGACCAAGTCCATCAAGGCACTCGAGCAGGCCATGTCCGCCCGCACCAGTATTTTTCTCAGTACCCAGATTGATGCTTCGGTTGACGATCCCGACGAGGATGGTATGCACCGGATCGGCACAGTCGCTTCCGTGCTTCAACTTTTACGGCTTCCGGATGGAACGATTAAGGCCCTTGTCGAAGGCAAGCATCGGGGGAAGATAGTTTCCTTTCAGCCCTCCAAGGATTACTTTACCGTGGAGGTTGAGGATTATCAGGAGACAGCACAGTCAGACAACCTCACCGTGGCCTACATACGTGAAATCCTTGCTTCTTTTAAGCAATACACCAAGCATAACAAAAAAATACCGAGCGAAGTTGTCAAAAGTCTCACCAAAATCGATAATCCGGCCAAGTTTATTGATTTTCTTGCCGGTCATCTGCCCGTCAACAGCGACGAAAAGCAGCAGATATTAAATACCATTTCGCTTCTTGATCGGATGGAACTGGTACTGGGTCTGATCCATAAAGAGAGTGAGATTGCTTCCCTGGAGGAAAATATCCGCGCTCAGGTAAAGAAGAAGATGGAAAAGACTCAGAAGGACTATTATCTGGCCGAGCAGATGCGCATCATCCAAAAAGAGATGGGCGGCGGCAAGGATGATATGAGTTCCGAACTTGCCGAGCTTGAGTTGCAGGTCGAGAAGAAAAAAATGCCCACGGCGGCCAAGGACAAGGCCAAACAGGAGTTGAAAAAGCTGAAGATGATGCCGCCCATGTCGGCTGAAGCGACAGTGGTCCGAAATTATATCGATACGATACTCAGCCTTCCCTGGCACGAGAAAACCCGTTCGAAAATTGATATCAAGAAAGCGGAAAAGATACTTGACGAGGACCACTTCGGATTGGGCAAACCAAAGGAGCGTATCCTTGAATATCTTGCCGTTCAGGTGCAGGTCAAGAAAATTAAAGGCCCGATTCTTTGCCTTGTCGGGCCTCCGGGTGTCGGCAAGACCTCGCTCTGTAAATCAGTTGCTCGGGCCATGGAGCGAAAATTCGTCCGGGTTTCCTTGGGTGGCGTGCGCGATGAGGCGGAAATCAGAGGCCATCGACGCACTTATATCGGCGCATTGCCGGGTAAGATCATTCATTCCCTGCAAAAGGTCAAGGTCAACAACCCCGTCTTCTGCCTTGATGAAATTGATAAGATGAGCATGGATTTCAGGGGGGATCCCTCCTCGGCGCTGCTTGAGGTTCTTGACCCGGAACAGAACAACAGTTTCAACGATCATTATCTTGATCTGGATTACGATCTTTCCGATGTCTTGTTCATCACCACCGCCAACAATCTGCCCGCCATTCCCGCTCCTTTGCAGGACAGGATGGAGGTCA
It encodes the following:
- a CDS encoding endopeptidase La translates to MSEIVTNIYPMMPLRDIVLFPYMVAPLVVGRTKSIKALEQAMSARTSIFLSTQIDASVDDPDEDGMHRIGTVASVLQLLRLPDGTIKALVEGKHRGKIVSFQPSKDYFTVEVEDYQETAQSDNLTVAYIREILASFKQYTKHNKKIPSEVVKSLTKIDNPAKFIDFLAGHLPVNSDEKQQILNTISLLDRMELVLGLIHKESEIASLEENIRAQVKKKMEKTQKDYYLAEQMRIIQKEMGGGKDDMSSELAELELQVEKKKMPTAAKDKAKQELKKLKMMPPMSAEATVVRNYIDTILSLPWHEKTRSKIDIKKAEKILDEDHFGLGKPKERILEYLAVQVQVKKIKGPILCLVGPPGVGKTSLCKSVARAMERKFVRVSLGGVRDEAEIRGHRRTYIGALPGKIIHSLQKVKVNNPVFCLDEIDKMSMDFRGDPSSALLEVLDPEQNNSFNDHYLDLDYDLSDVLFITTANNLPAIPAPLQDRMEVIKLEGYTEEDKLQIAKGYLVPKQLRENGFKENDIIFHDGAVLEIVRRYTREAGVRNLERNLASICRKIARDRLKSGKKKQYRISAQSIAKYLGVARFRYGQAEERDAVGLTTGLAWTEVGGELLQIETALMPGSGKLTITGKLGDVMQESAQAALSYVRTRASRLGLSVDFYQKLDIHVHVPEGAIPKDGPSAGITMATSMVSALLKLPVRRDLAMTGEITLRGSVLPIGGLTEKLLAAKRGNIKHVLIPKENERNLKEIPAKILKSLTIELVDHMDKVLEKAIVCQNGEKLFKDEMPANFHPEIPQVESGNNLSQH
- a CDS encoding ATP-dependent protease ATP-binding subunit ClpX — protein: MAQDHGSDITVICSFCGKSQDEVRKLIAGPNVYICDECIDLCNEIVSEDRLQELEEQTGGVILKPREIKNHLDQYVIGQDLAKRILSVAVHNHYKRVEAKYTNKEGDVELQKSNIILIGPTGSGKTLLAQTLAKILNVPFAIADATTLTEAGYVGEDVENILVNLLQAADHDIERASRGIVYIDEIDKIARKSDSASITRDVSGEGVQQALLKIIEGTVASVPPKGGRKHPQQDYVRIDTSNILFICGGAFVGLEKVIKRRTGTKSIGFGAKVVGKTQKKMGEVLAAIQPEDLLQFGLIPELVGRLPVIATMEELEEEDLVRILREPKNALTKQYEKLFDFENIRLRFTEGALRAIAKEAMKRKSGARGLRSVMEKAMLDIMFELPSEANVKECVISEQVILNGDYPVVLYESENKKSA